In Streptomyces sp. RFCAC02, the following proteins share a genomic window:
- a CDS encoding peptidoglycan-binding protein: MSTTSPADARSLPEGASETDTTDDAQPVRRRRLRTAGLALGVLVLTAAGTGAGYWLSGDDAGAAPNDTAGPAATAEVTRETLAATESFDGVLGHGAPHTVAAAAAGTLTGIAGADTAVERGTELFRVDEQPVTALLGALPMFRDLRVGDIGTDVEQLEDNLSRLGYDGFTVDDEFTTTTEDAVRAWQEDIGAEETGFVSASSVVFLPSDTRVDSLHADVGDRLTPGASVLDVTGSGQTVSLDVALADRELLAVDTEVAVELPDGTTVPGTVTASDIVTSAAGPDGSGGETVAETEVELSEAVDEALLGMPLDVIVRTDERTDVLAVPVGALLALSDGGYGLEVVAADGTSEVVEVETGLFADGKVEVSGGGVAEGTVVGMAGR, encoded by the coding sequence GTGAGCACCACGTCCCCGGCGGACGCCCGGAGCCTGCCCGAGGGCGCCTCCGAAACCGACACCACCGACGACGCGCAGCCCGTACGGCGCCGCCGCCTCCGTACGGCCGGACTGGCCCTCGGCGTCCTGGTGCTGACCGCGGCCGGCACGGGCGCCGGCTACTGGCTCTCCGGTGACGACGCGGGCGCCGCGCCGAACGACACCGCGGGACCCGCCGCCACCGCCGAGGTGACCCGCGAGACCCTGGCCGCCACCGAGAGCTTCGACGGCGTCCTCGGCCACGGCGCGCCCCACACCGTGGCCGCTGCGGCGGCGGGCACCCTGACCGGGATCGCCGGCGCCGACACCGCGGTGGAGCGCGGGACCGAGCTGTTCCGCGTCGACGAGCAGCCGGTCACCGCGCTGCTGGGCGCGCTGCCCATGTTCCGGGACCTGCGGGTCGGCGACATCGGCACGGACGTCGAGCAGTTGGAGGACAACCTGTCCCGCCTCGGCTACGACGGCTTCACCGTGGACGACGAGTTCACCACGACGACGGAGGACGCCGTCCGCGCCTGGCAGGAGGACATCGGCGCCGAGGAAACGGGCTTCGTGTCCGCGTCGTCGGTCGTCTTCCTGCCGTCCGACACCCGTGTCGACTCCCTCCACGCGGACGTCGGCGACCGCCTCACCCCGGGGGCGTCCGTGCTGGACGTGACGGGCTCCGGGCAGACCGTCTCCCTCGACGTCGCCCTGGCGGACCGTGAACTCCTCGCGGTCGACACCGAGGTCGCCGTCGAACTGCCGGACGGCACGACCGTCCCCGGCACCGTGACCGCGTCCGACATCGTGACGTCCGCGGCCGGGCCGGACGGAAGCGGCGGCGAGACCGTCGCCGAGACGGAGGTCGAGCTGTCCGAGGCCGTCGACGAGGCGCTGCTCGGCATGCCCCTTGACGTCATCGTCCGGACGGACGAGCGCACGGACGTGCTGGCCGTCCCGGTCGGCGCGCTGCTCGCCCTGTCGGACGGCGGCTACGGCCTCGAAGTGGTCGCGGCCGACGGCACGTCCGAGGTGGTCGAGGTCGAGACCGGGCTGTTCGCCGACGGCAAGGTCGAGGTCTCCGGCGGCGGCGTCGCCGAGGGCACGGTCGTGGGGATGGCGGGCCGGTGA